The genomic interval AGTGATGTCGATCTCGTCCCGTGTAAAACCAGCCACCGCAATAGAAATCTGATAGCTGTCTTCGGCCGTCCTAATAATGTCATAGGGCGGCCAGTCACTGATCGTGCGGGTGCGCTGGGCGTTTTCGAGAAGATTGAAGACCCGGTCGAATCCGATGCTCGATCGGTACAACGGTGCATAGTCGTAAGATGTTGCCATAACCATATCCTCCTTGAAGCAACATGGGTACCAAAGCGCCAAAAGCGGCGCTTCCAGCACGGCCAGTCCTGTCATCAGCGACTGGCGGCTGACGATTTGGTTTTTCGTGTTTTCAAAATCAAGAGGCGAAGCGAACGAAATTTGCTTTCGCACCCGTATTAAATATGGCTCGGGTACCGCGCGATCAAACGCCTCCAGCCACGCCGATATTCGGCCCGGGAAGCAGGATTTCTGCCCGACCCTGGGCACAACCTGGAACCGCCATTGAGGCACCACTCTCCTGGACATCGGCGGGGAGCTCGGTCGGACTCGGTGTTAAATCCATATCTTAAGACAGGACTTCGGTTCGAGGCCACACAGCGTCGCGTGCGGTTGCGCCTCGGGACGGCGCGCAGTCAGCTCGCGATCCACATCGGCCCGTCCCTGCCATTGATTGGCCCGGGGCATCATGGATTTCATAACCCATAAGGGCTTCATCTGCGTTTCAGCTACCAAAAGGATAGTACGGCGCCAACTTCGGAGTACCAGCCACTCCGTATCATGCGCCCACTAGTCCTTACGACCAGCTTGCCGCCTGTTTTCACGTCGCCAAGAATGCTCCTTCAGACCGGACATTTGGCGGGAGAAAAAAGCGTGAGGATGATCTTCCTGAACAGATACGGTTTCCCCGACCAGTCGGCAACAAGCCGGATGATATCATCGCTCGCCGTTTCAATGGCGCAGCGCGGAATGAACGTGACTGTCGTTGCAAGTCGCGAAATACACAATCATCCCGGAAGCGTGTTGCCCGCAACCGAAACGGTTCGGGGTGTACAGATCCGACGGCTCGCAAGCGGCCGCTTCGGCCGCCACAGCCTCACGCGCCGGAGCATTGATTATCTTCTTTTTCAGGTGCTGGCATTCGCCTGGCTTCTGCGCAACGTTCGGGCGACGGATACGGTCGTTGTCTGCACCGATCCTCCGCTCCTCTCCGTCATGAGCAGCATCGCGATCCGCCTAAAGGGCGCACTCATGGTGAACTGGATCATGGATCTTTTTCCCGAGACCGCAATCGAGCTTGGATTTTTCAGGAAACGTGCACGGTGGCTTGCGCCATGGCTGACGCAGGCGCGCAACTGGTCTCTGCGATCCCCCGGCATGGTTGTCTGCCCTACCGACAAGATGGCAGAATTCCTCTTCACGCAAGGGCTTGCAAAGGATCGCGTCAGCGTCCTGCATCACTGGTCGGATGGGGAGGAAATCTATCCTGTCCTACCCCAAGATAACAGCCTGCGGAAGGCGTGGGGACTGCAGGATGTGTTTGTCGTCGGCTATTCAGGAAACTTCGGGCGGGCGCATGAGTTCGGCACTATGCTGGCAGCGGCGAAAGGTCTCGAGCACCGGCAGGATATCCGGTTCCTTCTCATTGGCGGCGGACACCAGCACGCGGCTGTGAAGACTGTCGTGCAGGATCTCGGTCTTCAAAACGTCATCTTCAAGCCGCTGCAGCCCGTTGAGAAACTTGCTGAAAGTCTGAGCGTTGCTGATGTGCATCTGGTCTCGCTGCTGCCGGAACTGGAACACTGCATCATTCCAAGCAAATTCTATGGCATCCTCGCGGCCGGGAGGCCGACGATCTTCGTTGGCGACCCTGATGGAGAGGTGCCGCGCGTTCTCAGAGCCAAGGGATGCGGCAGCAACGTCGAAATCGGAGAGATCGATAAGCTCTCCAGCACCATCGAAAAGCTCTGCGACGACCCGGATACCACGACAGCAATGGGGGATGCGGCACGGCGGCTGCTTTGTGCCGACTATTCCCGAGAAAAGGCGGCAGATGCCTGGGCAGTGCTGATCGCCGGGCTGCAGACTGTCGAGCCTTCCAGTCCCCCTATCGCTCAAGGTATCTCGTCATGAAAGACAAAGTCGTCGTCAGCCAGCTCGGCGCCCGCATGCATTATGCCGTACCGAGAATATTTGCATCCGCTGGCCGCCTTGCGCATTTTTACACCGATATATGCGCCACGAAAGGCTGGCCCCGGATCGTCAATTCGTTTCCGGCAACCCTTTATCCCGCACCTGTCAAACGGCTGGCCGGTCGGCTGCCAAAAGGCGTGCCGACAGCGCTAACGACGGTGTTTTCCAGCTTTGGCCTCCGTTCCGTGCTGCGCCACATGCGAACGAAAGACGTTGTGGAGGAAACCTCTCACGCGATCTGGGCCGGGTCGATTTTCTCCGAAATGGTGGCCCGGCGCGGCTTCCATGGCGCAGCTGGTCTCTACGCCTTCAGCGGCGACGCCCTCGAACAGATGCGGGCGGCAAAACAGCAGGGCCTTTGGACCGCAGTCGAGCAGATGATCGCGCCACGCGATGTCGTCGAAACGCTTCTGGACCAGGAGATGATGCGGTTTCCCGCATGGGCCGGCCCGGTGCGGGATAATCCGCATGCGCGTCTGTTTGCCGATCGGGAGAAAGCGGAGTGGCGCCTTGCAGATGTCATCGTCTGCCCGTCGGAATTTGTCCGCAAGCACGTCGTAGCATGCGGTGGCCCGGAAGACCGGTGTGTCGTCGTTCCCTATGGGGTCAATTCCACGGCTGCCATCGACAGACCGGCACGCATGCCGGGGCCAATCAGGGTCCTGACCGTGGGCGAAGTCGGGCTGCGCAAGGGATCGCCCTATGTCGTGGAAGCTGCCAGATTGATGGACGGCGCCGCCCGCTTCCGGATGGCGGGTCGCGTTCGCGTACCCGATGATGTCAAGCAGCAGATTTCGCAATGGGTCGAGCTGAGAGGTATCGTTCCGCGCTCGCAGATCGCCGAGGAGTTTCGGTGGGCGGATGTCTTCCTGCTGCCGTCGCTCTGCGAAGGCTCCGCAACCGCCGTCTATGAAGCGCTGGCAGCGGGCCTGCCGGTTATAACGACCGAAAACACCGGCAGCGTCGTTCGCGATGGCATCGAAGGTTTCATCGTTCCCGTCTGCGATCCGGAAGCTATCGCGACCGCGGTGCGTGCGCTTGCCGACAATCCCGAGCTGAGGCGGATCATGTCTGCCAATGCACTCCTTCGCGCAGCCGAACATACCGTGGAATCCTATGGCAAGCGGCTTCTTGCGGCCCTGTCCGGCCCGCATCTGTCGCGCTCGCCAACTCTTTGCATGACGGACGATGCGCGGTACCTGGGGAACTACGAGATATGAAGATCATCCACGTCATCGCTTCGATTGATCCCAAACATGGCGGCTTGCAGGCCGTTGCCATGCGCCTTGCCGCTGCACAGGCCGGCCTCGGCCTCGATGTGAATATCGTCAGCTATGGCGACGCCGCAATCGAGGCACAGGTCACGGAAATCGGTCGCAGCATACCGCATTTCGAGAGTATCCACTGGCATCTCCTGCAGCCGTCCGGCAGGCTGGAGACGCTGTTCTGCTTTAAAGGCCGGCGAGTGCTGAAAGACGTGCTGAAAGATGCATCCTTCATGCATATTCACGGGGTATGGGAGCCTTTTCTGCTCTATGCTTCCAAGCTCGCCCGCGCCGCTGGCGTACCCTACTGCATCTGCCCGGCCGGCATGCTGGACCATTGGAGCCTTGGCCAGCGATCGTGGAAAAAGAAGATCGCCCTGATGCTGTGCTACCGCAAGATGCTGAACGAGGCTGCGTTCCTGCACCTGTTGAACGTCGATGAAATGGCAGCTGTCGAGCCGCTGAATTTCCAGGCACGAAATCTGATCATACCGAACGGTGTTTTTGCCGAGGAATTCGATCCCCTGCCGGCCCGGGGACATTTCAAGCAGAAAATCGCCCTGGCGCACGGCAGGCGTTACATTCTGTTCCTGTCACGCCTGCACATCAAAAAAGGTGTCGACATTCTCGCCTCGGCCTTTGCGGCTATCTCTGACACCTATGTCGACGTTGATCTCGTCGTCGCAGGTCCACCCGGTGGAGCAGAGGGCCATTTTATGCACCTGGTCAAAAAACTGAACATCCGGAACCGGGTCTTTATGGTCGGGGCCATTTACGGCGAAGCAAAGCTCGAAGCCATGGTCGATGCCGACTGCTTCTGCCTGCCAAGCCGACAGGAGGGTTTCAGCATGGCGATCACCGAAGCGCTCGCCTGCGGCACGCCTGTGGTGATCACCGACCAGTGTCACTTTCCCGAAGTCGGATCTGCCGATGCCGGGGTTATCGTCGCGGTTGACGCGGCCGAGGTTGCCAAGGGCCTGGCAAGCGTGCTCAGCAACCCCGCCAAAGCGAGAACGATGGGTGAAAACGGTCGTCGACTTGTGCTGGAGAAATTCACCTGGCCGGCCATCGCCCATGCCACCCTGGAGGGTTATCGGCTGAGCGCGTTGGAGGCCGCCGCTTCCTGACGACGCGAGCCGACTGGCCTTGCCGGATTGCCGACATAGATCGTCCAGGGCTCCAATGACTTCGCGGTGACGGCTCGCGCACCGAGCACGGCCCCCTTGCCGACGACGACACCGGGACCGACGAAGGCTTCCGCCGCAACCCAGGCGTCCTCCTCGATCAACACCGGCCGCGTCACGAGGGGAAACGCGCTATCCTGAACATCATGCGACCCGGTGCACAGATGGGCACGTTGCGAGACAGAGGCATATTGGCCGATGGTGATCATGTCGACGTTGTAGCAGATCACCCCAGGTCCAAGAGATGAATGACGCTCCATGACGAGGTGCCCCGGCCACCACACGATCGCCTTGGAATGCACCATTGCGGTGTCATGCAGGCGCGCGCCGAAACTGCGCAGGAGAAAATTGCGCCAGCGGCGCATCGGCGGTGGCGTCCAGCCGGCAAGAAGCCGCCAGACGATCATCCAGACCAGTCGTTTCAGCCGCAAATGCAGTGCAAAGGTCGGACCTCCGAAACGCGGCAGGGTCGTCGTTGCATGCTGGAAGGCAGGATCGTCGTATCGTGAGCGCATCGCCTATCCTCCTGCTTGAGACGTCAAATATGGTATCGCGTACCGACTCTGCTGCACGCGCGCGGGTATGACGGCAAATGCCAGCGCCGGCGCTGCAAACATCAGCATATGCACCCAGACCATGAGAACCCAGTCGGTCTGATGCGATATGGCGTGCATGGACGGTATGATCGACAAAAGATAGGTGAATTGCGCAGCGAACTCGCCCGTGTTTGCGGTCACCCAGATCCGGCGCACCAGATAGGCGAGCAGGAAAAATTTGAACGCCCCCAGATACCAGAAGGATCCGAACGCATCCGCCATTCCGGTCTCGGTCGTGCCGAGGACAGGATTGTAGTCGCGCGATTGAACCGGCACCGGCAACATGAAGGATTGCTTGACCTCCACGCCCACGAGTTGCGCGGGCACGAAGTTGAACACCAGCCTGTTCCAGTGGAACTTGCCGTAGTCGAATTGCAAGGTGTTTGCGGTGTTGTCGATCCGCATGATCGCGTTGCGCATCTCGTCGCCGCCGTCCCGGAACACTTTCTCAAGATTGCCGATGACATCTATCCTCTTGATGTCATCCCACACGGGAGCGTCGTTGGCCTTGGTGATGGCGCGGTAGTCGCCCATGCTGTTCATCGACAGTGTGCCGAGGAAAAGCGCAATGATCACGAAGATGCGCGGGATCGCCCATCCCTTGTAAAACCACCATGCCAGCGCGAACATCATGATGAGTTCCACCGCTTCGGCGCGCTTTCCGGTTATCACGATGCGATCCAGGTAAAAGACGAGATCGAACGCAAGGACGGCCAGCGCCAGCCAGGAGAATCGCCGTGCAAGGCAAAGCACCGCAATGGCCAGACCATAACTCAACAACCGCGAAAAGAAGATGTACATGACCGGAACTCCGGTCATCTGCACCGCAATGGTCAACTCTCCCGGCAAACGGCTAAGCTTGAAATAGAAGTAGGCGCCGGCGACCGAGAGAACGGCTGCGACGATCAGCAGACGTGTTTCGTCGAAATCGATACGGAAGAATGCAAAGGGTTTTGCCGTTCTTTTCCATCCCCACCAGCACATGAAAAGGCACAGCATCATGAACACTGCGGCTCGGGTGAACGCGCCTTCCGGCAGGAAGTTTTCAGACGAGAGGCCAGGAACCTGCGGCAAGATGAAACTGAACGTGATGACGCCCGTCAGAAACGGGAATTCGTAAATTCGCTCCCGACGCATCATTCCCCAGAAGAGGAGCAGGACGACACCAGCGAAGAGGCAAAAGACCAGAAGCGTGTTCATGATGAAGCAAGCCCCGCCTGAACCGGCGGCATATCCCGCACGAAACTGCTTCTGAGGTCGTAGAGGAGCGCTTTGGCGTACTCCTTGAACACCTGCACCCCGTCGCCGTTGATGGCAAGCCGCCACAGTGGCACGGTTCGTTGCGCAGGAAGGGAAATCCACTCGATTTGAGGCATCACAAACCGGAAGCGCTTTACTGCGCGTCGTGAATGAAACCAGCTCGTGACCAGAATGGCACTTTTTGCCCCCATTCCAGTCAGTATAGGCTGTGCGAATGTCGCGTTTTCCCAGGTGCTGAGCGAAAGACATTCCGTTGAGACGACTGCGGAATCCACCCCCAGCCGCACCAGCATGTCGCGGATGAAGTCGCAATCCCCATAGCCAGTCACCAGAACGAGCGGCGCCCTTCCCTCGTGCCATAGTTTTGCGGCCTGGGCAGCTCGAGGAGGACCGTCCCCGCCCAGAACTACGATGACGTCGGCTTGCGCAGGCGGGTCCTCCACTACAAGGAGCGACCCCGCTGAGACGAGGGCAAGTCCGTAGAGCCCGATTGCAGTCAGCATCATCAAGCCCAGTAAAATTGCGTTCCGTTTCAATGGCGGAGCGTTTCGGATGTTCTGGGAAATGCGCGAACGCGAAAGCCGTCCTTTTGAAACCGGTGTCGAGGGAATTCGCGGTCCGGGCCACGGCGCTTTCATGAGGCGATTACTCTTCATTCGCCGATTGAATGGCTCTTGGCTCCGGCGCGGCGCTTGCGGCGACCGGTAGACGCGCCACCTCGCGGTAGAGATCGAAATTACCCCTGTGAAGCCAGGTTTTCGAGAGGTAGCCCGTCGCGGTAAGGACGAACGCGGTGTGAAGGGCAATCGGCACGAGAAGGCCGGCGGCCATCATCTCCGCCGGAACACCGGCTTTTATTCCGGCAAAACCGATGCCGCCGCAAATGAAGGAAATGACGACCAGCGTGTTCGTTGCCGCCGCCGGCGCGAAACCATAGTCCAGCAGCAGATGATGAAAGTGCCAGCGATCGGCCGACATTGGACTGCGACCGTGCATGATACGACGGACGATCAGGCTGAGCGTATCGGTGATCGGCAGGATCACGATCCAGAGCAATGCCGGAAAGGATACCGCAGCGCTTGTGGTCGCCAGCAGGACGATTACATAGGCAATCGTCGCACCCAGTGCGGTACTGCCCGCATCGCCGAGGAATATGCTCGCCCGTGCGCGCCATGGACCGCGCATGTTGAAGACCAGAAAAGCGCAGAGGCATACGCAGAGTGCCTGAAGCGGCGCGATAATGTCGCCGACACCTGCGAAGATCGCCACGATCATCAGCCAGATCAACGCGACACCCGCAGTGCCACCTGCAAGCCCGTCGACGCCATCAAGCATGTTCCACGAATTCACCAGCCCGGTCACGAAGAGAACTCCGATGACGAAAAATAGCGGCAGGAACAGCTCGGAATGCTGCGTGAACAGCACGCCGATGGAGAGAGAGCCGATATCGGCGCCGCCTACGAGAGCGATCGCCATTGCTAGTTGCATGAGAAGGCGTCCTGCTGCGGGTAGCGGCCGGCGATCATCGACAACGCCCATTAGTAGAATGACCGCCAGCCCGAGCCAGAAGTTCATGCCGAGAGCCTCGCTCCACCCACCGACGAATGCGGAAACAGCGAAAGCGGCAAAGATCGCGATGCCACCGCAAAGAGGAACGGCTCCCGTGTGGCGTTTGCGGATTGAATCGGGGCGATCCACAAGCTGAAACACAATGGTCAGGCGCCTGAGAACGACGATGAGGGATACGCACAGAACGAAAGTGGCAATGGTGTTGAAGAGTATCCCCGACATGTCTGATCCCCACACTGAAGCTTGGCGGCGCATTTGCAACGATACTCGCCTCCAGACGATCCTAAAAAACACCGGCCCTGAGGGGTATGCGGGCAAAAGGCGTGTGAAATCCACCAAAG from Agrobacterium tumefaciens carries:
- a CDS encoding LbetaH domain-containing protein; the protein is MRSRYDDPAFQHATTTLPRFGGPTFALHLRLKRLVWMIVWRLLAGWTPPPMRRWRNFLLRSFGARLHDTAMVHSKAIVWWPGHLVMERHSSLGPGVICYNVDMITIGQYASVSQRAHLCTGSHDVQDSAFPLVTRPVLIEEDAWVAAEAFVGPGVVVGKGAVLGARAVTAKSLEPWTIYVGNPARPVGSRRQEAAASNALSR
- a CDS encoding glycosyltransferase family 4 protein, whose translation is MIFLNRYGFPDQSATSRMISSLAVSMAQRGMNVTVVASREIHNHPGSVLPATETVRGVQIRRLASGRFGRHSLTRRSIDYLLFQVLAFAWLLRNVRATDTVVVCTDPPLLSVMSSIAIRLKGALMVNWIMDLFPETAIELGFFRKRARWLAPWLTQARNWSLRSPGMVVCPTDKMAEFLFTQGLAKDRVSVLHHWSDGEEIYPVLPQDNSLRKAWGLQDVFVVGYSGNFGRAHEFGTMLAAAKGLEHRQDIRFLLIGGGHQHAAVKTVVQDLGLQNVIFKPLQPVEKLAESLSVADVHLVSLLPELEHCIIPSKFYGILAAGRPTIFVGDPDGEVPRVLRAKGCGSNVEIGEIDKLSSTIEKLCDDPDTTTAMGDAARRLLCADYSREKAADAWAVLIAGLQTVEPSSPPIAQGISS
- a CDS encoding MraY family glycosyltransferase encodes the protein MSGILFNTIATFVLCVSLIVVLRRLTIVFQLVDRPDSIRKRHTGAVPLCGGIAIFAAFAVSAFVGGWSEALGMNFWLGLAVILLMGVVDDRRPLPAAGRLLMQLAMAIALVGGADIGSLSIGVLFTQHSELFLPLFFVIGVLFVTGLVNSWNMLDGVDGLAGGTAGVALIWLMIVAIFAGVGDIIAPLQALCVCLCAFLVFNMRGPWRARASIFLGDAGSTALGATIAYVIVLLATTSAAVSFPALLWIVILPITDTLSLIVRRIMHGRSPMSADRWHFHHLLLDYGFAPAAATNTLVVISFICGGIGFAGIKAGVPAEMMAAGLLVPIALHTAFVLTATGYLSKTWLHRGNFDLYREVARLPVAASAAPEPRAIQSANEE
- a CDS encoding glycosyltransferase family 4 protein is translated as MKDKVVVSQLGARMHYAVPRIFASAGRLAHFYTDICATKGWPRIVNSFPATLYPAPVKRLAGRLPKGVPTALTTVFSSFGLRSVLRHMRTKDVVEETSHAIWAGSIFSEMVARRGFHGAAGLYAFSGDALEQMRAAKQQGLWTAVEQMIAPRDVVETLLDQEMMRFPAWAGPVRDNPHARLFADREKAEWRLADVIVCPSEFVRKHVVACGGPEDRCVVVPYGVNSTAAIDRPARMPGPIRVLTVGEVGLRKGSPYVVEAARLMDGAARFRMAGRVRVPDDVKQQISQWVELRGIVPRSQIAEEFRWADVFLLPSLCEGSATAVYEALAAGLPVITTENTGSVVRDGIEGFIVPVCDPEAIATAVRALADNPELRRIMSANALLRAAEHTVESYGKRLLAALSGPHLSRSPTLCMTDDARYLGNYEI
- a CDS encoding YdcF family protein — translated: MLTAIGLYGLALVSAGSLLVVEDPPAQADVIVVLGGDGPPRAAQAAKLWHEGRAPLVLVTGYGDCDFIRDMLVRLGVDSAVVSTECLSLSTWENATFAQPILTGMGAKSAILVTSWFHSRRAVKRFRFVMPQIEWISLPAQRTVPLWRLAINGDGVQVFKEYAKALLYDLRSSFVRDMPPVQAGLASS
- a CDS encoding glycosyltransferase — translated: MKIIHVIASIDPKHGGLQAVAMRLAAAQAGLGLDVNIVSYGDAAIEAQVTEIGRSIPHFESIHWHLLQPSGRLETLFCFKGRRVLKDVLKDASFMHIHGVWEPFLLYASKLARAAGVPYCICPAGMLDHWSLGQRSWKKKIALMLCYRKMLNEAAFLHLLNVDEMAAVEPLNFQARNLIIPNGVFAEEFDPLPARGHFKQKIALAHGRRYILFLSRLHIKKGVDILASAFAAISDTYVDVDLVVAGPPGGAEGHFMHLVKKLNIRNRVFMVGAIYGEAKLEAMVDADCFCLPSRQEGFSMAITEALACGTPVVITDQCHFPEVGSADAGVIVAVDAAEVAKGLASVLSNPAKARTMGENGRRLVLEKFTWPAIAHATLEGYRLSALEAAAS